The Neptunomonas concharum genomic interval AGCTGGATCACATAACTAAGCTTGTCTTCGTTGCCTCCTTTGGAAGGTTTCCTCCACACGTAACGGTGGAAACCGCCTCCTTGCTCAGCCAATAACAATAAGTTTTTGATAACCGCATCGCCTTTGTCATCTGTCAGGCTGATCAAGTTTTGCCCTACCAGTTCAGGCTGGGCGGGATGCACCAAATTAATGCCATCCGCGTCGTAAACAAAAAAGTAGCCATCCTCACCATAGGTTAACCCGGTAAGAATCCGCTTTATTTTTTCTTGCGCTTCAAAATCTTTAAGCCAAGGGGTATTCATAACCGGCTCAATTGAGGTAAGTGCCAGACTCACATAGTGTTCCAGTTCGGCTTTTTTAGATGCCAGCAAGTTTTGCTCAAACGTAGCGATCTCTAATTCAGAAAGCGATTGTGCCTGCTTAATACTCACCAACGTAATAATGCCTGTTACGAGTAATAACGGTAAAAGTGCTAGTGTGAGTATTTTGAGTTTGAGCGGCATCATGTAGACTGATTGCTTGGATTTCAGCACATCGTGCCGTAGCTTTTGGTCAACTTCCACTTTAACGATGCCTTATGCGTAGTAATCGGGATGGGAGCTACGTAGTTCCCACAGCATTTTAGCCTATCCTTCCATACTCATCACCCGTTAAGCTTAGGTAGTATATGAATACACTTAAGTTACAAAGACAATGGCCGAGAGTATTTAGTACAGGCGCAATTGATTGGCTATACTTTTCATATAGTCAGCGTACAGGTAACGCAAATGGCTTCTGATTTAACGCAAGGTTATATTCGTCACCCCAGTGAGATTCCTACTCAGATTTCACTCTGTTCTAGGTCTGCTTTTTCCCATAATACCGAGAGTTCATCCGGCAATATTGGCGTAAGCCTTTATACTGATCACTTTTATGCGATTGGTACTGCGCTTGAGATTCGCATTCGCTTAACCGAGACTGATTTTATTGCTTCAGGTCATGTTGCGTGGTGTATTCCTGAACGCGATGGCCGCTTTCGAACAGGTCTGGTTTTTGATGATCCTGATACCGCCTATGCCGTCAGAATGATTGAGCAAGTCTGCCACATAGAGCAATACCGTAAAGAGGTAGAACAACGAGAAGGACGACACCTTAGCCAAGAAGATGCCGCCAGTGAGTGGATTCTGCGCTATGCAAAAGACTTCCCCACATTAGATAGCCACACTCACCCCTAGCTATATTGCCGCGTGTTTTAGTTTCTCAAGTTCATCGCGATAGCGTGCTGCTAATTCAAACTCCAGATTTTTAGCCGCTTCATACATTTTATCTTCCAATTGTCCCATCGCTTTGACCAGTTGCTTAGACGACAGCGTACTTGGGTCGATATGCAAGTCACCTGTTTGCTCAGCCACTTTTTTAGCAGTTCTTGCCGCTTTTCGGCCAGGAATCGTCGATGCCCCTTCCATAATATCGGCAACCGACTTGGTAATACCCTTAGGCGTAATTCCATGAGCCTCATTATGAGCTACCTGCTTCTCGCGTCGACGCTCCGTTTCGGCCATCGCTCTCTCCATAGAGCCTGTGATGCGATCAGCATAGAGAATTGCCCGACCATTAATATTACGCGCCGCTCGACCAATCGTCTGAATCAAAGCAGTATCTGAACGTAAGAAACCCTCTTTATCTGCATCCAGAATGGTGACCAGCCCGACTTCTGGCATATCGATCCCTTCTCGAAGCAAGTTGATACCCACCAACACATCAAACTCACCGATTCTTAAATCGCGGATAATTTCTACACGCTCTACGGTGTCAATATCCGAATGCAGGTAGCGCACCCGTACATTATGTTCTGCTAAATACTCCGTTAAATCTTCTGCCATCCGCTTGGTAAGCACTGTAACCACAACCCGGCATTTATCAGCCACGACTTTGTTGATTTCACCTAATAGGTCATCTACCTGTGTAGTGGCAGGGCGCACCTCCACTATAGGATCGATTAACCCCGTTGGGCGTACCACCTGCTCAACTATCTGCCCCGCATTAGCCGCTTCATACTTGCTAGGGGTTGCTGATACGAAGATCATTTGAGGGGCGAGTTTCTCCCACTCTTCAAACTTAAGGGGTCGGTTATCTAAGGCAGAAGGTAAACGAAAGCCATACTCCACTAGCGTCTCTTTTCGAGAACGGTCCCCTTTATACATGGCTCCCAACTGAGGAATCGTTACATGAGACTCATCAATCACCACCAAGGCATCATCAGGGAGATAATCAAACAGTGTGGGGGGGGCACCACCAGGCTCACGACCTGACAGGTAACGGGAGTAGTTTTCAATCCCCGAGCAATAACCCAGTTCCGTAATCATCTCCATATCGTACAAAGTACGCTGCTCTAAGCGCTGTAATTCAACCAGTTTGTTGGCTTCTTTTAGTTGAGCCAAGCGCTCGTGCAGCTCCTCTTTGATCTGCGTAACCGCATTCATCAAAATATCTTTGGGTGTGACATAGTGAGTTTTAGGATAGATCGTCGTACGCGGGACTTTACGTAGCACTTCACCGGTTAGCGGATCGAAGTAACTTAAACTTTCGACTTCGTCATCAAACAGCTCGATTCTGACCGCTTCGCGCTCCGACTCAGCCGGAAAGACGTCAATCACATCTCCTCGGACACGGTACGTACCTCGGTGCAGTTCGACATCATTACGGGTGTATTGCAACTCCGCCAAACGACGTAGAATTTGTCGCTGATCGGCCTGCTCACCTCGGTCCAAGTGCAGCATCATCGACAAGTAAGATTGAGGGTCCCCTAAGCCATAAATAGAGGATACCGTAGCAACGATGATAGCGTCTTCTCGCTCCAACAGCGCTTTAGTGGCTGACAAGCGCATCTGCTCAATATGCTCATTGATGGAGGCATCTTTCTCGATGAAGGTATCAGAGGAAGGCACATACGCCTCCGGCTGATAATAGTCATAGTAGGATACGAAATACTCTACCGCATTATCCGGAAAGAACTCCTTGAACTCACCGTATAACTGGGCAGCCAACGTTTTGTTATGCGCCAAAATGATGGTCGGGCGCTGTACCTCTGCAATCACATTGGCAATCGTAAAGGTTTTACCCGAGCCTGTTACTCCAAGTAAGGTTTGCGCGGCCAATCCGGCATTAATCCCTTCAACCAACCCCTTGATGGCGCTCGGCTGATCACCTGCCGGTTTGAAATGGGAATGCACACGAAAACGCTGTTTCATTGTCAAACTAACACCTGGTCTAAAAATTAAAGCAAGCGGATGAGTATACGACGTCTTCTGAAGCACGTCTTGCCCCTTGCCCAAACTGATCTCAATTTTTGCAACCGTTTTTTTTGATGCAGGGCCGGATTTCACCTATTTAATGATGTCTCAACGAAAATGATTCCGTTATAATTTCCCCGCTTAAATCTAGCGTCTTTACTTAATTTTTCTTCATAGAGGACTATGAATTGGACGTTCAACTTTCAGACCGCGTAAACAGCATCAAACCCTCGCCTACTTTAGCTGTCACCAATCGTGCAGCAGAACTTCGCGCAGCGGGTAAAGATATTATTGGCTTGGGTGCAGGTGAACCTGACTTCGACACCCCTGAGCATATTAAAGATGCCGCTATTCATGCTTTAGACAACGGTTTCACCAAATACACCGCTGTTGATGGCACCCCCGGTTTGAAAAAAGCGATTATTAACAAATTCAAGACAGAAAACGGCCTAGATTATGAAGCCAACCAAATTCTTGTCTCATGTGGTGGTAAACAGAGCTTCTTTAACCTGTCGCTAGCATTGCTAAACCCTGGCGATGAAGTGATCATCCCTGCTCCTTACTGGGTTTCTTACCCGGATATGGTACTGGTTGCCGACGGCAAGCCTGTTATCGTTACGACAACACAAGCACAGCGCTTTAAAATGACACCAGCTCAGCTGGAAGAAGCGATCACTCACAAAACACGCCTTGTGGTACTTAACAGCCCATCCAACCCAACCGGCGTTGCTTACTCGCTAGAAGAGCTAGCCGCACTGGGCGAAGTACTGAAAAAATTCCCCAACATTCTGATCGCAACAGACGATATGTATGAACATATCCGCTTTAACGATCTGCCGTTTTGCAACATTTTGAATGCTTGCCCAGAACTATACGATCGCACGATCGTACTCAACGGTGTTTCCAAAGCCTACTCCATGACAGGCTGGCGTATAGGCTATGCCGCAGGCCCTGCCAAACTGATTGGCGCGATGAAAAAAGTACAGTCGCAAAGTACCTCCAACCCTACATCTATCTCCCAAGTAGCCGCTCAGGCAGCACTGGAAGGTGGCAATGAGTGTGTGGAGAAAATGGTCGTCGCCTTTAAGGAACGCCACGAATTTGTTGTCGCCGCCCTTAATGAGATTGATGGCGTAGACTGCATCCCTGCTGATGGTACCTTCTATGCGTTCCCAAGCTTCCAACAGCTTATTGATAATGACCCACGCTTTGAAGATGACATCGCCCTTGCAGAATTCTTACTGAATGAAGCTGGCGTTGCTCTTGTTCCTGGTTCTGCGTTTGGCGCACCAGGCAACATGCGCCTATCCTTCGCTACTGGGTTATCCGTATTAGAAGACGCCCTAAGCCGCATCAAAAAAGCACTACAAAGCTAAGTAGTCTTTTCTGGAAACACCTTCTATCTAAAACCGGGCAATGCCCGGTTTTTTGTGTTTAGAAGTTGGTATTGTTATCCCCTCTCGAAACAGTTTGTTTCTTAAATAGAACAATCCTTAACACTTCTTTACTTGCAGTTCTTTATGCTATCCATAGAATAGGCAATAATTTTAGAACGACCGGTCTAGTTAATAATGGTACAAGGTAGACATCCCGAGCACAGCCGGGAAAAGATTCTCGAAAAGGGCTTAGAGCTTTTTATTGAACAGGGTTATCACGCCACAGGATTGACGCAGATCCTTAAGGTGTGCCAAGTCCCTAAGGGTTCTTTTTACAATTTTTTTGGCAGTAAAGAGCAATTTGCTGTTGAGATTATCGAGCATTATCACGCGTTGGAGTTTGATCGTTGGCAAACTGAGTTCGATAAGCTCGAAGGCTCCCTTTTTGAACGTATCCGCTTACTGTTGGAACGTGAAGTTCTCTGCTTTAAAGAGGATAGAGATCACGTAGGTTGCTTGCTTGCCAACTTTGCAGGAGAAGTGGGCAACGCATCAGAGCCCTTTCGCTTGGCAATCTATAACGCAACTCAAGAGGTGATCAAGTCAATAGAAGATGATCTCATTGTGTGCCAGCAAGAGGGCGATGTGCGTACCGACCTTGATGCGCTAACGCTGGCAAAACTCTTTTGGGATGGTTGGCAAGGTGCTTTGCTTCGTATGAAGGTAGAGCGCTCTACCCAGCCTCTCACAGATATTATCGAACTTTATTGGAATACGATTTTACCGCCTCAATACAAGGAGACTGCGGATGCAACCTAATATGAGAACATTAAGCCTTGGCCTAATATTACTCTCAACCAGTTTAACCTCGCAGGCAGCTGAGGATAAAAAGCCCCAAGGTCTACCCGCTGAGGTGGTAAAAGTACAAACCAGCATACTCGTTAATGAGCTGAATGCCGTGGGCACGTTGGAGGCATCCGAGCAGGTCGTTATACGGCCAGAGCAAAGCGGTCTGGTTACACAGATTCTGTTTACTGAGGGGCAGAAGGTAGAAAAAGGCGCGACATTATTTGAATTAAACGCTGACTCTTATAAGGCGGAAGTCGCTCAAGCGCAGGCCCGTGTTCGCCTCAGTCAGAATGAGTATCAACGCGCCGATCAGTTGTTAAAGAAACGGGTTGGTTCAGCCAATGATCGTGATAACGCCCTCGCCCAACTGCGTGTGGATGAAGCACAGCTGGAAGTTGCCAAAGTTCTGCTTAACAAAATGACAATCAAGGCACCCTTTCGTGGGGTGTTGGGTCTGCGTAATGTGAGCGCTGGTGACTATGTCACGTCGGGTGAGGCGTTGGTTTCTCTGGCCGATATTGACGAAATGAAGGTAGAGTTTAACCTCCCAGAAACGTTTCTGAGTCAAATCAGTAATGGGCAGCAGGTTCAGCTCTCTGTCGCCGCCTATCCTGATACAAACTTTACAGGTGAAGTTTTTGCCATCTCTCCCTTGGTAGACCCCCGCAGCCATAGTGTTCGGGTTAAAGCCCGTGTGCAGAATCCTGATGGATTACTGCGCCCGGGCCTATTTGCCAACATCCGCGTGCAGATTGGCAAAAATGATCAGGCTTTACTGATTCCCGAAGAAGCCATCATCCCTAACAACAACACCTTTCTTGTCATGAAAGTGGATGAGAAAAATACCGTTGGTATGGTTCCGGTTACGTTAGGGGATCGAAAAAATAATCAAGTCCAGATACTCAGCGGCCTTAATGCAGATGATGTTATCGTCACAGCGGGCCATATAAAGCTACGCCCCGGTATGCCCATCACCCCCATTTTCCCTCAGCCTCAAACGGCTGACGCAAAACAGGAAGGTTAATTAAAGTATGGTACTTTCTGATCTCAGTATTCGCCGCCCCGTATTGGCCACCGTGATGAGCCTGATGCTGCTATTAATCGGCATCATCGCTTATGACCGCCTGACCGTGCGTGAATACCCAAAAATAGATGTACCTGTCATCACTGTTGAGACAGGCTATCCAGGTGCAAGTGCGTCTATTATCGAAACCCAAGTCACCCAGATCATCGAAGACTCGCTATCAGGGATTGAAGGGGTCGACTTCATGTCGTCTATCAGCCGCTCTGAAAAAAGCCAGATAACGATCAATTTTAAACTGGATCGCGATCCTGATGCAGCTGCCAGTGATGTACGTGATCGCGTAGGCCGTGTTCGTGGTGCATTACCCGATGATATCAACGAGCCTATCGTCGCTAAATCCGAGGCCGATGCCCAGCCAATTATCTGGCTGGCATTCTCTTCTGATCGACATTCGCCATTAGAAGTCTCCGCTT includes:
- the uvrB gene encoding excinuclease ABC subunit UvrB: MKQRFRVHSHFKPAGDQPSAIKGLVEGINAGLAAQTLLGVTGSGKTFTIANVIAEVQRPTIILAHNKTLAAQLYGEFKEFFPDNAVEYFVSYYDYYQPEAYVPSSDTFIEKDASINEHIEQMRLSATKALLEREDAIIVATVSSIYGLGDPQSYLSMMLHLDRGEQADQRQILRRLAELQYTRNDVELHRGTYRVRGDVIDVFPAESEREAVRIELFDDEVESLSYFDPLTGEVLRKVPRTTIYPKTHYVTPKDILMNAVTQIKEELHERLAQLKEANKLVELQRLEQRTLYDMEMITELGYCSGIENYSRYLSGREPGGAPPTLFDYLPDDALVVIDESHVTIPQLGAMYKGDRSRKETLVEYGFRLPSALDNRPLKFEEWEKLAPQMIFVSATPSKYEAANAGQIVEQVVRPTGLIDPIVEVRPATTQVDDLLGEINKVVADKCRVVVTVLTKRMAEDLTEYLAEHNVRVRYLHSDIDTVERVEIIRDLRIGEFDVLVGINLLREGIDMPEVGLVTILDADKEGFLRSDTALIQTIGRAARNINGRAILYADRITGSMERAMAETERRREKQVAHNEAHGITPKGITKSVADIMEGASTIPGRKAARTAKKVAEQTGDLHIDPSTLSSKQLVKAMGQLEDKMYEAAKNLEFELAARYRDELEKLKHAAI
- a CDS encoding pyridoxal phosphate-dependent aminotransferase; the protein is MDVQLSDRVNSIKPSPTLAVTNRAAELRAAGKDIIGLGAGEPDFDTPEHIKDAAIHALDNGFTKYTAVDGTPGLKKAIINKFKTENGLDYEANQILVSCGGKQSFFNLSLALLNPGDEVIIPAPYWVSYPDMVLVADGKPVIVTTTQAQRFKMTPAQLEEAITHKTRLVVLNSPSNPTGVAYSLEELAALGEVLKKFPNILIATDDMYEHIRFNDLPFCNILNACPELYDRTIVLNGVSKAYSMTGWRIGYAAGPAKLIGAMKKVQSQSTSNPTSISQVAAQAALEGGNECVEKMVVAFKERHEFVVAALNEIDGVDCIPADGTFYAFPSFQQLIDNDPRFEDDIALAEFLLNEAGVALVPGSAFGAPGNMRLSFATGLSVLEDALSRIKKALQS
- a CDS encoding TetR/AcrR family transcriptional regulator is translated as MVQGRHPEHSREKILEKGLELFIEQGYHATGLTQILKVCQVPKGSFYNFFGSKEQFAVEIIEHYHALEFDRWQTEFDKLEGSLFERIRLLLEREVLCFKEDRDHVGCLLANFAGEVGNASEPFRLAIYNATQEVIKSIEDDLIVCQQEGDVRTDLDALTLAKLFWDGWQGALLRMKVERSTQPLTDIIELYWNTILPPQYKETADAT
- a CDS encoding efflux RND transporter periplasmic adaptor subunit is translated as MQPNMRTLSLGLILLSTSLTSQAAEDKKPQGLPAEVVKVQTSILVNELNAVGTLEASEQVVIRPEQSGLVTQILFTEGQKVEKGATLFELNADSYKAEVAQAQARVRLSQNEYQRADQLLKKRVGSANDRDNALAQLRVDEAQLEVAKVLLNKMTIKAPFRGVLGLRNVSAGDYVTSGEALVSLADIDEMKVEFNLPETFLSQISNGQQVQLSVAAYPDTNFTGEVFAISPLVDPRSHSVRVKARVQNPDGLLRPGLFANIRVQIGKNDQALLIPEEAIIPNNNTFLVMKVDEKNTVGMVPVTLGDRKNNQVQILSGLNADDVIVTAGHIKLRPGMPITPIFPQPQTADAKQEG